From a single Raphanus sativus cultivar WK10039 chromosome 3, ASM80110v3, whole genome shotgun sequence genomic region:
- the LOC130510056 gene encoding uncharacterized protein LOC130510056 produces MASTSKQLMGTLPGKPDQNPTKYCNVTLSTTSSEFELNEHKKEVDEIEKLVFGTDIGQVEQQIVTTSGAKIMEKVYKLVAAKVVKRDGHKVEMVTQEDTTEVEQSPYDKLPFPQRVLTKAQKNVISKFRKDLSDVGVKLPEISGMREARVQMMLIKDILTHKDKVAELLDFSTLQLDPQVPPKSLSKQEHQGMFTLSCSLGKLTFDDALVDSGATVNVISIEMVKTLGIESMEPTRSLLQFGDSSSTTPIGLIKDFPMKIGACTIPVDLTILKMATAKRFPLILGTPFLTTVGACIDFDNKKVTLLKVNKAVSYPLQPLEKKSVYCGTITCEASSIEKPKAEVLYVEKETLAGESSTEMCDEHLESAKKEEVSRAAKATHVKKKMMKEPHPPPLDTLPHTLTLHPMKLKDGAIEYKIRCKGKTTSFSSARAIITHELQDDPIKFQELLSLVLTITPNSGKDPPSPLSI; encoded by the coding sequence aTGGCTTCCACCTCCAAGCAGCTAATGGGAACTCTACCAGGGAAGCCAGACCAGAATCCCACAAAGTACTGCAATGTTACCctctctactacttcttcagagTTTGAGCTGAATGAGCACAAGAAagaggtagatgagattgaAAAATTGGTGTTTGGAACTGATATTGGACAGGTTGAGCAACAGATTGTGACAACAAGTGGGGCAAAGATTATGGAGAAAGTATACAAGCTGGTTGCAGCTAAGGTTGTGAAGAGAGATGGACACAAGGTTGAGATGGTCACGCAGGAGGACACCACTGAGGTTGAGCAGTCACCTTATGATAAACTCCCATTTCCACAGAGggtcctcaccaaagctcagaagaaTGTCATCTCCAAGTTCAGGAAAGATCTTAGTGATGTTGGGGTAAAGCTTCCAGAGATCTCGGGTATGCGAGAGGCTCGTGTACAAATGATGCTCATCAAGGACATTCTAACTCACAAAGATAAGGTAGCAGAGCTCCTGGACTTCTCTACTCTGCAACTTGACCCACAAGTCCCACCAAAGTCTCTCTCTAAACAAGAACACCAGGGGATGTTtaccttgtcttgctcccttggtaAGCTCACTTTTGATGATGCTcttgttgattctggtgcaactGTGAATGTGATCTCTATAGAGATGGTAAAGACTCTAGGGATTGAGAGCATGGAGCCAACCAGATCTTTACTACAGTTTGGGGATTCTTCTTCTACAACCCCAATTGGTCTCATCAAGGATTTTCCTAtgaagattggagcatgcaccATCCCTGTTGACCTCACTATTCTAAAGATGGCAACTGCAAAGAGGTTCCCACTCATCCTTGGCACTCCATTTCTCACAACTGTAGGAGCTTGCATAGACTTTGATAACAAGAAGGTCACACTCCTCAAAGTGAACAAAGCTGTCTCATATCCTCTCCAGCCCCTAGAGAAGAAGTCTGTGTATTGTGGAACAATCACTTGTGAAGCATCATCCATTGAGAAACCAAAGGCTGAAGTGCTGTATGTTGAGAAAGAAACTCTTGCTGGAGAGTCCTCTACAGAGATGTGTGatgagcacttggaaagtgctaaaAAGGAGGAGGTGAGTAGAGCTGCAAAGGCTACtcatgtcaagaagaagatgatgaaagaaCCTCACCCTCCACCTCTTGATACACTGCCACACACTCTCACTCTTCACCCAATGAAGCTTAAGGATGGAGCTATTGAGTACAAGATCAGATGTAAAGGAAAGACTACATcattctcaagtgcaagggCCATCATCACTCATGAGCTCCAAGATGATCCAATCAAGTTTCAAGAGCTCCTCTCTCTGGTCCTGACCATCACTCCTAATAGTGGGAAGGACCCCCCTTCTCCACTCTCCATTTGA
- the LOC108844558 gene encoding auxin-responsive protein IAA13, whose product MITELDMGKAESELELGLGLSLGGGTAAKIVKPGGGGAWGERGRLLTAKDFPSVGSKRPADSASHAGASPPRSSQVVGWPPIGSHRMNSLVNNQATKSAREEEEEEEDVKKKAKDDETKDVVTKKVNGKVQIGFIKVNMDGVAIGRKVDLNAHSSYENLAQTLEDMFFRASPGTIGLTGQFTKPLRLLDGSSEFVLTYEDKEGDWMLVGDVPWRMFITSVKRLRVMKTSEATGLATRHQDPKERQRNKPV is encoded by the exons ATGATTACTGAGCTTGATATGGGGAAAGCTGAGAGCGAGCTAGAACTGGGTCTAGGGCTCAGCCTTGGCGGTGGAACGGCGGCCAAGATTGTTAAACCAGGTGGTGGCGGCGCGTGGGGAGAGCGTGGGAGGCTTTTGACTGCAAAAGATTTTCCTTCAGTTGGCTCTAAACGACCTGCTGACTCTGCTTCTCACGCTGGTGCATCTCCTCCTCGTTCAAG TCAAGTTGTGGGATGGCCACCTATTGGATCTCACAGGATGAACAGTTTGGTTAATAACCAAGCCACAAAGTCAGctagggaagaagaagaagaagaagaggatgttAAGAAGAAAGCCAAAGATGATGAGACTAAAGATGTTGTTACAAAGAAAGTGAATGGAAAAGTTCAAATTGGGTTTATCAAAGTGAACATGGATGGAGTTGCTATAGGAAGGAAAGTTGATTTGAATGCACATTCTTCTTACGAGAATTTGGCGCAGACACTGGAAGACATGTTCTTTCGCGCTAGTCCCGGTACTATAGGGCTAACGGGTCAGTTCACCAAACCTTTGAGGCTTTTAGATGGTTCTTCTGAGTTTGTACTTACTTATGAAGATAAGGAAGGAGATTGGATGCTTGTTGGTGATGTCCCGTGGAG aatgttcatcacctcgGTGAAAAGGCTTAGGGTGATGAAAACCTCTGAAGCTACTGGACTTG CTACAAGACATCAAGATCCGAAGGAGAGGCAAAGAAACAAACCTGTTTAG
- the LOC108847999 gene encoding haloacid dehalogenase-like hydrolase domain-containing protein At2g33255, whose amino-acid sequence MCLDSIQLTISLSMTFLLSRTFLSLTLVRPSSSISMANLTTNASKSRLRGVVFDMDGTLTVPVIDFAAMYRSVLGEEEYKRIKAESPTGIDILHHIESWSVDKQQKAYETIADYEKQGIDKLQIMPGAAELCGFLDSKKIKRGLITRNVRKAIDIFHQRFEVIFTPALGREFRPYKPNPDPLLHICSTWDIPPSEVMMVGDSLKDDIACGKGAGAFTCLLDESGRYGADDFSVTGLHPDFKVDSLSKIHNILETNFDLSP is encoded by the exons atGTGCCTCGATTCGATTCAGTTAACCATCTCTTTGTCCATGACTTTCCTCTTATCAAGAACAtttctttctctcacactcGTCAGACCTTCTTCTTCGATCTCCATGGCGAATCTCACCACCAACGCCTCCAAATCTCGCCTTAGAGGCGTCGTATTCGACATGGACGGAACTCTGACGGTTCCGGTCATCGATTTCGCGGCAATGTACAGGTCCGTCTTAGGCGAAGAAGAGTACAAGCGAATCAAGGCGGAGAGCCCTACCGGAATCGATATTCTTCACCACATCGAGTCGTGGAGCGTCGATAAACAGCAGAAGGCCTATGAAACCATCGCTGATTACGAGAAACAGGGAATCGATAAGCTCCAAATCATGCCCG GTGCTGCTGAGCTATGTGGCTTTCTTGACTCCAAAAAGATTAA GAGGGGGCTGATTACACGAAATGTTAGGAAGGCCATCGACATCTTCCACCAACGTTTTGAG GTTATATTTACTCCGGCACTAGGCAGAGAGTTTCGTCCATATAAACCAAACCCAGACCCGCTGTTGCATATATGTTCTACCTGGGACATCCCACCTAGCGAAGTTATGATGGTTGGTGACAGCTTAAAAGATGAT ATAGCATGTGGGAAAGGAGCTGGAGCCTTCACATGTTTGCTAGATGAATCCGGAAGGTATGGAGCAGATGATTTCTCTGTCACCGGACTGCATCCTGATTTCAAGGTTGATTCCCTGTCCAAAATTCACAACATATTGGAGACAAACTTCGACCTGAGCCCATAG